The Streptomyces camelliae genome segment TGAACGTCTCCTTGCGCCCGATCAGGTCGGCCAGCCGGCCGCAGAACAGCAGCAGGCTGCCGTAGCACAGCGCGTACGCCGTCACGACCCACTGCTTGTCGGTGTCCGAGAAGTGCAGCGCCTTCTGCGCCGACGGCAACGCCAGGTTCATCACCGTGTTGTCGAGCGTCAGCATGAGGTAGGCGACGCAGATGACGGCGAGGACGATCCACCGCCGTGAATCTTTTGCCATGGGCACGGCTGCCGCAGGCACGGCGCTGGGTGTGGACATGAGCTGTCTCCTAGATACTCGGTCGGGCTCAAGCTGCTTCACCTCTATGACAGGCCGCAGCAGCCGGATGTGACGGGCCCCGCCGCCGTGGCGCCCCGTCAGCTAGGGCTTGTCCGCGGCACCCTGCTCCAGCACCTCGGACATCACCTGGCCCAGCACGTCTGCCGGGTTCTCGGCGGCTCCCATGGAGCGCCACGCCACGTGGTTGTCCGGGCGGACCAGGACGGCGCCGTCGTCGGCGATCTCCCGTACGTCCGCCCAGCCACCGTCGGCGTACTCCGCGCCGGGCCCGATCCGGGCCACGGTGATGGGGACCGAGAACTTCGCGGCGACCTCCTCGGCCGCCTCGGCCCACGGGGTGCCCACAGGGCCGGTGATCAGGGCGAAGCCGTTCGACGACCCGACCAGGTCGTGGGTGGACAGGCGTCGGCCGTCCCGCTCGATCCAGGCGTGCGGCAGCCGGTGGCCGGGGCGGGTGGTGGGATGGTGGACGTCGCCCATGGGCGAGCGGTGCGGCGGCTCGGTCCCGTCGGGGACGAGTGCCCCCTGCTCGTAGGCGAAGCCGATCTCCAGGTCGTGCGCCTGGCACTCGGCGCGGTGGGTGCCGAAGATCTCCGCCGCCCTGGCGCGGGTGACCTCGCCGACCGCGGACGTCTCGAAGTACTGGGTGAACGCGGACGGGCGGCGCTGCGGCGGGACGTGCGGGCCGAGCCCGAGCGCGGCCTCCGTCATGGTCCGGTGGTGGAACCAACTGGCCAGGCCCCATTCGACGTTGCGCCGGCCGATCGGCCGCCGCTCGGCCTCGTAGGTGTCGAGCAGGCTGTCGTCGGCGCGGCCGGCGACCACCGCGGCCAGCTTCCAGGCGAGGTTGTGCACGTCCTGGATGCCGCCGTTCAGGCCGAGCCCGGTGGTGGGCGGCTGGCGGTGGGCGGCGTCACCGACGATGAGCACCCGGCCGGCCCGGTAGCGGTCGGCGAGCACGCCCTCGACCATCCAGTGCGACACCTTGTGCACCGTGAGGTCGAGGTCGGGCAGGCCCAGCACCTCGCGCATCCGGTCGGCGATCGCCGCGTCGTCGGAGCGGTCCACGTCGCCCAGGGCGAAGGTGAGTCCCCATTCCTCGCAGTGCCTGCCCCAGGTCGGCCCCATCTCCAGCAGGGCGCTGTTCAGATCGGGCCGGTAGGGGTTCATGAACCAGGTGATGAGGGTGCCGTCGTGCCACCACGCGGACAGGTCCGCGGTGAAGTACGCGGTGGTGACCTCGGCCATCCTGGTCACGCCCTGCATCTGCACGCCGAGCCGGGGGCCGAGCGTACGGCCGCCGTCGGCGGCGATGACGTACTGCGCGGCGATCCGGGTCACCTCGCCGCTGTCGCGGTCGCGGATCTCGGCGACGACCCGGTCGCCCTCGTCGGTGAAGGAGACCAGTTCGCGGGAGAAGAGCACCCGGCCGGGATTGCGCTCCTCGGCCTGCCTGCGCAGGATCGGCTCCAGCCTGAGCTGCGGCAGCTTGATCGGCAGCACGGGGCCGTCGGCCGCGTAGACCTCCGTCGTCGCGCCACCGCCGAAGGCGTCCATCTCATGGATCACCCGCCGGTCCAGCGGCCCGTCGCCGGCGAGGGTGGTCTGCCAGCGCACCCGGCCGTACTGCCCGGGGGTCGCCGCGCGTTCGACCACGGTGTCGTACAGGCCGTGCTGGCGGAAGATCTCCATCGTGCGCTGGTTGATGTAGTGCGCCTTCGGGAGAATCGACGTGGCCGCGTGCCGCTCCACGAGCACGTGGCCCACACCGTGGTCCGACAGGAAGAGGGAGGCGGACAGGCCGCAGCCGCCGCCCCCCACGATCAGGACCGGAACCTCGGTAACCTCCATATTCGGCCTTCCATAAGGTGAGGGCCGGCCCACATACAGGGCGTCAGGCGATCACGAAGGACCCTGGATGCCGGCGGGCGGGCCGGGGAAACGGTTCAACCGATGTGTCTGTCGTCCCGGGATACGACGGTCGACGCCACCACGACGACGCTCTTCGGCCGATGCTGCGTCCCCCAGCATCGGTCGGGGTGGTTGAGTCGCACTATGGCGCGGGTCGGCGTCGGCTTGACAGGTCACCGTTGTCCCTTCTGACCTGCTACGACGGGGCACCGGTCACATTCCGCACGGCCGCCCTGTCGTAACGGACGAGGCGAACACACCGTCCGGCCACCGGGCGCCCCGTGGGCGGTGCCGTTCGCTCGTGCTCCGAGTGCAAGGCGATGAGAAGGAAGAAAGCGATGAGTGACCTTCAAGCCGTCGTGGACCGCGTCGAGATCGAGGCGCTGCGCGGCGAGTTCACCGACGCGGTGATGATGCGTGACTACGACCGTGTGGCTTCGCTGTTCACCCCGGACGGCGTGTGGCGGATGCCCAACATCCCCGTCGAGCTCGAAGGCCGGGAGGCGATCCGCGCCTGGGGCAGGCGGGTGCCGGACCTGGTGGACTTCCTCGTGCAGAACACACACCCGGGCCTGATCCAGCTCGGCGGCGACACCGCATCGGGCCGCACCTACATCTCCGAGGTCGGGCGTGGCCTCGACGGCCGCGGGGGCCAGAACTACGCCATCTACCACGACCGGTACCAGCGCACCGACGAGGGCTGGAAGTTCACCGAGCGCGTCTACGAGGTCCGGTACGAGGACTCCTCGCCGCTGGCGGGCTCTCCGCCTCGCCCGGCCCGGGATGCGTGACCATCCCCCGGCACAGTGAAGCCGCGCAGGTGTGCCCCCCTCGGCGTGCCGAGGGGGGCACCGCGCTGTGGCCCGCGGTCTGCTGCGTGGGTGGGCGGGGAGGGGCGGAGGTCAGCCGCCACCGGGAACGCTGCCGGCCAGCGCGACCGAACGAAGCCGCCCCGCGGCCAAGGACCGTGCCATGGCGGCCGGCGACGGCCGGACGGGCGCGGGCGGCACCGATCCCCACCGCCCGGAAGGCCAGGCCGGCTCCGTGACCGCCCTGGGGTGCGGCCGCCAGTCCAGGGACGGTGCCTGGTTGAGTATCTGCTGCTCCAGCACTTGCAGCGCCGGCCGCGGATCGATTCCCAACTCCTCGGCCAGCCGCCGCTGGTTGGTGCGCAGCACCGCCAGCGCGTCGACCTGACGACCCGCCCGGTACAGGGCCAGGCTCAGCAGCTCGCACCCGTACTCGCGCAGGGGATGAGCCTGCACGAAGGCCTCCAGTTCGGCCACCGCGACCTCGTGGGCGCCGGCCGCGAGCAGGGCCGCGCAGCGACCCTCGACCGCCGACAGCCGCAGCTCGTCCAGCCGCGCCACGTCCGGCCCCACATAGGGAGTGTCGGCCACCTCGGCGTACGCCTGTCCGCGCCACAGCGCCAGCGCCACGTCGAACGCGTGGACCGCGGACTGCGCGTCACCCCGCTCCAGCGCCTGCCAGCCGGCGACGGCCCGCTCGCCGAAGCGCTGCACGTCGACCTCGACGACCCGGCTGTTGAGCAGATAGCCACGTCCATAGGTGCGCAGCACCGTCGGCGGGGTCCGGGGCGCGCGACCGGGTTCGAGTACGCGCCGCAGGTTGGCGACGTACGCCTGGAGGGAGGCGATCGCCGACGGTGGCGGGTTCCCGGTCCACAGCTCCTCGACGATCACGTCGACGGTCACCGGCTGGCCCACCTTGCTGACCAGCAGCGCCAGCAGCGCGCGCTGCTTGGGCGCTCCCAGGTCGACGAGGCGGCCGCCGACGGCGGCCTCGATCGGGCCCAGCGCGCGGAACTCGACCAGAGGGCGCGACGGTGCGGGCTTCTGCGCCGCCCGCTCCGTGGCCCACCGGACGTCCTCCGCTCGCCCGGGTGGCGCGGCCGCGGTGCTTCCACCGCCGTTCGTGATGCCCTGTACGACACCATCCGTCGCGAAGATTTCCGCGATCACGTGTCCGGCTGCCGGGATTTCGGGATCGAGTTCGAGTTCTCTGGCCACGTACACGCGCAGTGCCTCGTTGGTACGGCGAAGCTCCTGGATCTCGCGTTCCAGTTCCGCGATGCGCCACGTATCGGGATGACCGGCTTCCCTGTCCGGCCTACCGGTATCGACCTTTTCGTCTGCCATCCGTGAACTCTCCATTTCCACGGCCTTGTGCGGTCGCCCGGCCGGTACCGGAGGGCGCCTGGCCGACGGCCAGGACGGCCGAAGCAGGCCGTGTCCGGCGACCGGACGCCTGGTGCAGCGCGGTGAACGGCCTGAACGGAGCGGGTTTTTCACATGCGCGCGCCGAATACGACAAGTGCCCGTAGGGGGGTGACGGTTCTGGACGTCGGTGTTTTCCTTTGCGGCGTGGAAAAGGCAATGGTTCCGCCGCTGATTGCGACCTTATGTGCCGACGGTCTGTGCGCCAAGTCGGCACCAGTCGATTCTCCAGTCACGCTCAAGGCGCCTGGCCGACGCTGGGGCGGGGAAGCAGCGGGGGGCGGCGCACGGCATCGCTTCGTTCAATGTCCCCGAACCGCCGATCGACTTGTGACGGATCCTCGGGAACACGTGTGGAGGTTTGAATGTCCGGAACTGATGATGTCGAGCGCGTCTACGCGGCCATGGAGGAAGCGGCCGGTCTGCTGGGCGTGACCTGCGCACGCGACAAGGTCTATCCGCTGCTGGACGCGTTCCGAGGCAGGCTCGACCAGGGCGTGGTCGTCTTCTCCATGGCGAGCGGGCGCCACTCCACGGAGCTGGACTTCAGCATCTCGGCGGAGACGACCCAGGGTGACCCGTACGCCACCGTGCTGGACAAGGGACTGTTCCCGGCGACGGGCCATCCCGTGGACGACCTGCTGGCGGACACCCAGAAGCACCTTCCGGTCTCGCTGTTCGCCATCGACGGTGAGGTCACCGGCGGCTTCAAGAAGACGTACGCGTTCTTCCCCACCGACAACATGCCCGGGGTCGCCCAGCTGAGCGCCATTCCCTCCATGCCGAAGTCCGTGGCCGAGAACGCCGAGCTGTTCGCCCGCTACGGCCTGGACAAGGTCCAGATGACCTCGATGGACTACAAGAAGCGGCAGGTCAACCTCTATTTCAGCAATCTGAACCGGAAGTACCTGGAGCCGGACTCCGTCCTGGCCCTGGTGCGCGAGCTGGGCCTGCACGTTCCGACCGAGCTGGGGCTGGAGTTCTGCAAGCGCTCGTTCTCGGTCTACCCCACCCTCGGCTGGGACACCGGGAAGATCGAGCGGCTGTGCTTCGCCGTGATCTCCAACGACCCCACACTGGTGCCCTCCGAAGACCCGGGCGACATCGAGAAGTTCCACAACTACGCGACCAGGGCGCCGTACTCGTACGTGGGGGAGAAGCGCACCCTCGTCTACGGGCTCACTCTGTCGCCCAAGGAGGAGTACTACAAGCTCGGGGCGTACTACCACATCACCGACGTCCAGCGGCGCCTGCTGAAGGCCTTCGACTCCCTGGTGGACTGAGCACCACCTCGAACGACCTGGGCGGTCCCGTGCGGACCGCCCTTTTCGCGCTGCCGCGGCACGTGCCGCGGCGGTTTCAGCACAGGACGATGATCTGCAGGTCGGTCAGGTCGGCCATGATGTCGATGCGGGTGATCAGTCCGTCGGCGATGGTGAAGCGGAGAACGGTCCGCGGCACGCCGTCCTGGACGTAGGCCAGCCCGGCGGCCCCGTCGATGAGGGCCGGCACCGGGGCCCAGGAGAGCTTGGCGAAGGCGCGGGAGACGGCGTCCGCGCCGCGGATCTCCTCGGCCAGGGGCCTGCCCGTGGCCGCGCCCATGCGCATGGCCGCCTGGTCGGCGCGGACCACGATGTCCGGGGCGAGGATGCCCAGCAGGGCCGCGAAGTCGCCCTCGCGAGAAGCGTTGAGGAAGGCGTCGACGAAGTCGGCCTCTGCGGCCTGGAAGGCGCCGGCGCCCTCGTCCTGGACCGGCACGCTCTTCGGTTCCGCGGCCGGGGCGGCGCGCTGCTGCTGGAAGCGCCGACGGGCGCGGCTGGCCAGCTGGCGGGCCGCGGCCGGAGTGCGGTCCACGATCGGCGCGATCTCGTCGAAGGGCACCGCGAACATGTCGTGCAGGACGAACGCCAGCCGCTCGGCGGGCGTGAGGGTGTCGAGGATGAGGAACATGGCCGCGCCGACCGACTCGGCGAGCACCGCCTCCTGCTCCGGGTCGACCACCGCGTCCGGGGACTGCGGGCCCTCGGCCTCGGGGTCGTCCACCAGGTCCTCGCGGCGCGACCTGCGCGACTGGAGCATGTTCAGCGACACGCGGGCCACGATGGTGGTGAGCCAGCCGCTCATGTTCTCCACCGCGGCGGCGTCCGCGCGGGAGACCCGGAGCCAGGCCTCCTGGACGGCGTCGTCCGCCTCGGTCAGCGAGCCGAGCACCCGGTACGCCACCGCACGCAGCCTCGGCCGGTCGGTCTCGAACCGCGCGGCCAGCCATTCGCTCTCGTTCATCGGGTCACACCCCTCTCCCACCAATGCCTTGTATGTCCGACAGGACAGACCCCGAGAATGTGACCGGGTGCGGGACAGACTGCCTTGAATGTGACTTTGGTCACTTCGGGGAGTGCTTGGCGGGGGGCCCTGCCTGTGTCACGATTGGTGCACCCCTAGCCTGCCCAAAAACAGCCAGGCGGCTGTCAGTTGGGCGCCGCCCGCCGGTTCGCGCAGACGAGACCGAAGCGCTCGTGGGTGCGGTGAGCGCAAGCACGCTCTGTCCCGCAATGCCGTAAGACCGAGGCGGCCCGCCCCCCCTCTCGCGCACACCGCCGTGGCCGGGCCGGCGTCGAAGCCGCCTGCCGCGCCGGCCCTGTGGTCAGGCCCGAGCGGCCGCCACCCGTCGCTTCCCCCCTGGTTCCCCCGTTTCCCCCTCCGGACAGCCCGGCCGGTGCTGTCCGTCCGAGGGACTCCGGCGTCAACGTGCCTGCGGACAGGCGGACATGGCCTGCCGTCAGCCCGACGTCCTGCTGCCCTCGCTGTCGAGACTCCAAAAGAAGTGGATTCCAGATATGCCCAGGCTGTGCAAGCCGGCGATGAGTGCGCCGGAGTATGTCATCACGGTGGAAGAGACCCTGGAGTTCGCGCGGAAGGCGCATGCGGGCAAGCCGCAGCTTCCGCTGGCGTTGCGTCTGATCCGTAACACGGGTGTGCAGAAGCGGCACATCGTGCAGCCCATCGAGCAGACCCTGCGGCACCCGGGGTTCGAGGAGCGCAACCGCATCTACGAGGCGGAGTCGAAGAAGCGCACGCCGGAGGTCATCGAGCGGGCTCTGGCCCATGCCGAGCTGCCGGCCCGTGACATCGACGCGATCATCTATGTGTCGTGCACCGGGTTCATGATGCCGTCGCTGACGGCGTGGCTGATCAACAAGCTGGGCTTTCGTTCCGACACCCGGCAGATCCCGATCGCGCAGCTGGGCTGCGCGGCCGGTGGTGCGGCGATCAACCGGGCCCACGACTTCTGTGTGGCTCATCCCGGCAGCAACGTGCTGATCGTCTCCTGCGAGCTGTGCTCGCTGTGCTACCAGCCCAGTGCCGACGACATCGGCTCGCTGTTGTCGGACGGTCTGTTCGGTGACGCGGTCGCCGCGGCTGTGGTGCGGGGCGATGGTGGTGTGGGTATCGAGCTGGAGCGCAATGCGTCGTATCTGATCCCGCACACGGAGGACTGGATCTCGTACGCGGTGAAGGACACCGGGTTCCATTTCCAGTTGGACCGGCGTGTGCCGGGGACGATGGAGCCGCTGGCGCCGGTGTTGCGGGAGCTGGCCAAGGACCACAGCTGGGACGCGGGGAAGCTGGACTTCTACATCGTGCACGCCGGTGGTCCGCGCATCCTGGACGATCTGGCGAAGTATCTGGAGGTCGACCGGGGTGTGTTCCGGCACAGCTGGTCGACGCTGAACGAGTACGGCAACATCGCCAGCGCTGTCGTTCTGGAGGCCGCGCGGCGGTTGATGGAGGAGGACACCCCGGCTCCCGGCGCGACCGGTCTGATCGCGGGGTTCGGTCCCGGCATCACCGCCGAGATGGCACTCGGCACCTGGGCCGCCGACGCCCCCCGGGTCCTCGCCGCCTGAAGCCCGCGCCCGGACGAAGGAAACCAAGCGTATGACTGACCTCATTCTCCCGGCCGGCGCCGGGCGAAAACTGATCACCCCGGCGCAAGAAGTGACATTCAAGGCCACCAAGGAGATGGGCTCCTCCGTGTCGATCTTCGAGGTGGTCGTGCCGCCCGGATTCGACGTCGGAGCACATGTGCACAGTGAGGCCCAGGAGTTCTTCTACGTCCTGGACGGCGAGCTCGACCTGCTGTGCTTCGAGCCCACCGAGCGCACGGACAGCGCCTGGCACACGTGGGTGTCCGCCAAGGGCGACCACGTCGTCCGCGCCGGCGAGGGAAGCTGCATGTTCGTGCCGACCGGCGTCCCGCACGCGTTCCGCAACGCCACGGACAAGCCCGCGAGGATGCTCTTCCAGTGCTTCCCCTCGCCCATCCACGAGGACTACTTCGAGGAGATCGCGGAGATCTGGTCGCGCGGCACCGGGGTCGACCCGGCCGCCGTCGAGGAGATGCGCAAGCGCTACGACGTCGGCCAGCTCACCCCGCTGGTCTACGAACCCCCGGCCCCTCGCATCCCCGGCCAGGACACACACGCGAACAAGAGTGGGAGGTGACCACGATGGAACCGATATCCCTGGTCCACGCGAGTCTCGGCGAGCGTGAACTGGCCGCTGTCGCCGAGGTGTTCGCCTCCGGCTGGCCCGCCGGTCAGGGCCCCCAGGGCAAGGCGCTGGAGGCCCGCCTCGCGGAGAAGTACGGCGTCGCCGACGCCGTCGCGGTCAGCAACTGCGGCGCCGCGCTCCACCTGGCCATGCTCGCCTTCGGCGTCAAGCCGGGCGACGAGGTGATCGTCGCCGACTACGGCTTCCCGGCGCCGGCACAGGCCGCACTCTACGTCGGCGCCACCCCGGTCTTCGCCGACGTACGCCCCGACACCTACACCGTCGACCCGCAGGCGGTGGCCGACCTGGTCACCCCGCGCACCGTCGGCATCGTCGCCGTGGACACGGTCGGCATGCCCGCCGACTACACGGAACTGCAGGCGATCGCCGACCGCCACGGCCTGTTCCTCATCGAGGACGCCGCCTGCGCGGTCGGCGCGACCTACCAGGGCCGCCAGGCCGGCTCGCTCGCCGAGGTCGGCTGCCTGTCCTTCCACGGGCGCAAGGGCGCCTCCAGCGGCGAGGGCGGCGCGCTGCTCGCCCGTGACCCCGCGATCGGCAAGGACGCGCGACTGCGCTCCTCCTTCGGCATCGGCAGCATCTTCGACATGGGCAACGTGGTCGGCCTGCCCATCCCGACGTTCACCGAGATCGGCTACAACTTCAAGCTGTCCGACATCGCCGCGGCGATCCTCCAGGTGCAGCTGGGCCGGATCGACGAACTGCTCGCTCGCCGGGGCGCCGTGGCCCGGCAGTACGCCGAACTGCTCGCCGACGAAGAACTCCTGACGGTGCCCCAGGTCCCTGCGGACCGCACCCACGCCTGGCAGACCTACATGGTCACGCTGGACGCGAGCGTGGACCGCGCCGCGGTCGCCTCCGACCTGCGCGGCCAGGGCATCGGCTGCGGCCACGGCACGTTCGCGGCCCACATCCAGCCGGTGTTCCAGGCGCAGCAGAAGTGCCCGGTGTCCGCGGATCTCGCCGCGCGCCAGCTCGCCATACCCATGCACGCGGAACTCAAGCCGAACCAGGTCGAACGGGTCGTCGACGCCCTCCGCAGCGCGGTGCGCACCCACTCGTCCGTCACCCGGGTCCTCGGAGGGGCAGCATGACGAACAACCGTCCATCACCCGTCGGCATCATGCGGCTGATCAACGGCTACTGGGCCACCGGAATCCTCGCCGCGGCCGCCACCCACAAGGTCTTCACCCACCTGGAGAACGGTGCGGAGACGGCCACCGAGCTGGCCGAGCGCGCCGGTATCGCCGAGCGCGGCGCCCAGACCCTCCTCGACGGCCTCGTCAGCGTGGGCCTGGCCGAGCTGCACGAGGGCCACTACCGCAACACCCCCGAGGCGGCCACCTACCTGGTCGAGGACACCCCCGTCTCGCTCGCCCCGTTCGCCAGGCTCAAGCTGACGCACACGGGCGCCCTCACCGACCTGGCCGAGGTGGTCCGCGTCGGCGGCCCGGTGAAGGACGTGGTGGTCGAGGTCGCCAACAACCCGCACTGGGAGGGCATCGTCACGGCCATCGCCGCACAGTCGGTGCCCGCCGCGACGATCGCCGCCGAGGTGCTCGGGCTGGCCGACGCCGGTGAGATCTCGATCCTCGACGTGGGCGGCGGCTCAGGCATCTACTCGGGCATCTGGCTGGAGGCCAACCCGGCCGCCCGCGCGACCCAGCTCGACTGGGAGCCGATCAACGAGATCGCCCGCCGGCTGCTGACCGAGCGCGGCGTCGGGGACCGGTTCACCACCCTCGCCGGCGACTTCCACACCACCGACTTCGGCACCGCGCAGTACGACATCGCGGTGTACTCCCACATCGCCCACCAGGAGGGCCCGGAGAGCAACGTGGAGGTCTTCACCAGGCTCCGGCAGGCCCTCAAGCCCGGCGGCACCCTGGTCGTCAACGACTACGTCGTCGACGACGACCGCGGCGGTCCGCAGTTCCCGCTGCTCTTCGCCTCGGAGATGCTGCTCAAGACCCGGCAGGGCAGCACCTGGCGGCGCAGCGACTACCGCGAGTGGCTCATCAAGGCCGGCTTCGAGGACGTCTCCTTCCACACCGCGGAGCCCGGCACGCTCGTCGTCGCCAAGTAGCCACCGGACAGGCACCGGACGGAAAGCCGGCGAAGGAGCCGCTCATGGCACCTGTGAACGTGTCCGTCATCTACTACAGCGCCACCGGGAACGTGCACGCCCTGGCGCGGGCCGCGGTCGAGGGCGCGGAGAAGGCCGGCGCGACCGTGCGCCTGCGCAAGGTCCGTGAACTGGCCCCGCCGGAGGCCATCGACTCCGTCCCGGCCTGGGCCCGGCACATCCAGGACACCGCCGACGTCGAGGTGGCCGACCTCGACGACCTGAGCTGGGCGGACGCCGTACTGTTCGGCACCCCGACCCGCTTCGGGAACGTCGCCAGCCAGCTGAAGGCGTTCATCGACACCGCGGGCCCGCTGTGGCAGCAGGGCCGGCTGGCCGACAAGGTCGTCTCGGCCTTCACCGCCACCGGCACCGCCCACGGCGGCCAGGAGTCCACCATCCTGGCGCTCAGCAACACCTTCTACCACTGGGGCGGCATCATCGTGCCGCCGGGCTACACCGACCCGGTCCAGTTCCGGACGGGCAATCCGTACGGCACCTCGTACGTCTCCGGTGCCGGCGGCAGCAACGGCCTCCCCGGTGAGGAGGTGCTGCAGGCGGCCCGTCACCAGGCCCGCCGGGTCACGGAGACGGCGGCGGCGCTCAAGGCCGGCCGCGCGGCCTGACGGCCACGGTCCCGACGGCCTACGACGCCGCGCCGTCCTGGTATCCCGCACCGAGCCGGCGATCAGCCCGAACATCCATCGCTCATCACAAAGGAGACAGCCCGATGAAGGGCTCCACCGCCTACTCGTCGATACAGAAGCGCGGCCTGCACATCGGTCTCCTGCCGGAGATGGCCGCGGCCGTGAACCCCTCGACACCGATCGTCCTCGACCACGATCTGGACGTCCTGCCCGACGCCGGACGGCGTCTGACGGTCGCCCAGTACGCCGAGCACGTCGCCGACCTCGCCGCCCGGCTGTGGGCGGCCGGCGTCCGCCCCGACGACCACGTCGCGATCTACAAGACGCCGGGGGCCGACCACTGGATGCTCGCCGCCGCGGTCTCCCGCATCGGCGGCGTCGTCGTCAACCTCTCCCCGGCCCTGGACCCCGCGACCGTCGCCGTCCTGCTGGAGCGGGTCGGCCGGCCGACGCTGCTCACCGACGGCACCAAGTTCGATCTGCTCGCCGACCTGCCGCTGACCGACCTCACCACGCGGGTCATCACCTCGGCCTTCGACCGGCCCGGGACGAT includes the following:
- a CDS encoding FAD-dependent monooxygenase, which encodes MEVTEVPVLIVGGGGCGLSASLFLSDHGVGHVLVERHAATSILPKAHYINQRTMEIFRQHGLYDTVVERAATPGQYGRVRWQTTLAGDGPLDRRVIHEMDAFGGGATTEVYAADGPVLPIKLPQLRLEPILRRQAEERNPGRVLFSRELVSFTDEGDRVVAEIRDRDSGEVTRIAAQYVIAADGGRTLGPRLGVQMQGVTRMAEVTTAYFTADLSAWWHDGTLITWFMNPYRPDLNSALLEMGPTWGRHCEEWGLTFALGDVDRSDDAAIADRMREVLGLPDLDLTVHKVSHWMVEGVLADRYRAGRVLIVGDAAHRQPPTTGLGLNGGIQDVHNLAWKLAAVVAGRADDSLLDTYEAERRPIGRRNVEWGLASWFHHRTMTEAALGLGPHVPPQRRPSAFTQYFETSAVGEVTRARAAEIFGTHRAECQAHDLEIGFAYEQGALVPDGTEPPHRSPMGDVHHPTTRPGHRLPHAWIERDGRRLSTHDLVGSSNGFALITGPVGTPWAEAAEEVAAKFSVPITVARIGPGAEYADGGWADVREIADDGAVLVRPDNHVAWRSMGAAENPADVLGQVMSEVLEQGAADKP
- a CDS encoding nuclear transport factor 2 family protein produces the protein MSDLQAVVDRVEIEALRGEFTDAVMMRDYDRVASLFTPDGVWRMPNIPVELEGREAIRAWGRRVPDLVDFLVQNTHPGLIQLGGDTASGRTYISEVGRGLDGRGGQNYAIYHDRYQRTDEGWKFTERVYEVRYEDSSPLAGSPPRPARDA
- a CDS encoding sigma-70 family RNA polymerase sigma factor, whose amino-acid sequence is MNESEWLAARFETDRPRLRAVAYRVLGSLTEADDAVQEAWLRVSRADAAAVENMSGWLTTIVARVSLNMLQSRRSRREDLVDDPEAEGPQSPDAVVDPEQEAVLAESVGAAMFLILDTLTPAERLAFVLHDMFAVPFDEIAPIVDRTPAAARQLASRARRRFQQQRAAPAAEPKSVPVQDEGAGAFQAAEADFVDAFLNASREGDFAALLGILAPDIVVRADQAAMRMGAATGRPLAEEIRGADAVSRAFAKLSWAPVPALIDGAAGLAYVQDGVPRTVLRFTIADGLITRIDIMADLTDLQIIVLC
- a CDS encoding DegT/DnrJ/EryC1/StrS family aminotransferase is translated as MEPISLVHASLGERELAAVAEVFASGWPAGQGPQGKALEARLAEKYGVADAVAVSNCGAALHLAMLAFGVKPGDEVIVADYGFPAPAQAALYVGATPVFADVRPDTYTVDPQAVADLVTPRTVGIVAVDTVGMPADYTELQAIADRHGLFLIEDAACAVGATYQGRQAGSLAEVGCLSFHGRKGASSGEGGALLARDPAIGKDARLRSSFGIGSIFDMGNVVGLPIPTFTEIGYNFKLSDIAAAILQVQLGRIDELLARRGAVARQYAELLADEELLTVPQVPADRTHAWQTYMVTLDASVDRAAVASDLRGQGIGCGHGTFAAHIQPVFQAQQKCPVSADLAARQLAIPMHAELKPNQVERVVDALRSAVRTHSSVTRVLGGAA
- a CDS encoding AfsR/SARP family transcriptional regulator; translated protein: MADEKVDTGRPDREAGHPDTWRIAELEREIQELRRTNEALRVYVARELELDPEIPAAGHVIAEIFATDGVVQGITNGGGSTAAAPPGRAEDVRWATERAAQKPAPSRPLVEFRALGPIEAAVGGRLVDLGAPKQRALLALLVSKVGQPVTVDVIVEELWTGNPPPSAIASLQAYVANLRRVLEPGRAPRTPPTVLRTYGRGYLLNSRVVEVDVQRFGERAVAGWQALERGDAQSAVHAFDVALALWRGQAYAEVADTPYVGPDVARLDELRLSAVEGRCAALLAAGAHEVAVAELEAFVQAHPLREYGCELLSLALYRAGRQVDALAVLRTNQRRLAEELGIDPRPALQVLEQQILNQAPSLDWRPHPRAVTEPAWPSGRWGSVPPAPVRPSPAAMARSLAAGRLRSVALAGSVPGGG
- a CDS encoding type III polyketide synthase, which translates into the protein MPRLCKPAMSAPEYVITVEETLEFARKAHAGKPQLPLALRLIRNTGVQKRHIVQPIEQTLRHPGFEERNRIYEAESKKRTPEVIERALAHAELPARDIDAIIYVSCTGFMMPSLTAWLINKLGFRSDTRQIPIAQLGCAAGGAAINRAHDFCVAHPGSNVLIVSCELCSLCYQPSADDIGSLLSDGLFGDAVAAAVVRGDGGVGIELERNASYLIPHTEDWISYAVKDTGFHFQLDRRVPGTMEPLAPVLRELAKDHSWDAGKLDFYIVHAGGPRILDDLAKYLEVDRGVFRHSWSTLNEYGNIASAVVLEAARRLMEEDTPAPGATGLIAGFGPGITAEMALGTWAADAPRVLAA
- a CDS encoding class I SAM-dependent methyltransferase; amino-acid sequence: MTNNRPSPVGIMRLINGYWATGILAAAATHKVFTHLENGAETATELAERAGIAERGAQTLLDGLVSVGLAELHEGHYRNTPEAATYLVEDTPVSLAPFARLKLTHTGALTDLAEVVRVGGPVKDVVVEVANNPHWEGIVTAIAAQSVPAATIAAEVLGLADAGEISILDVGGGSGIYSGIWLEANPAARATQLDWEPINEIARRLLTERGVGDRFTTLAGDFHTTDFGTAQYDIAVYSHIAHQEGPESNVEVFTRLRQALKPGGTLVVNDYVVDDDRGGPQFPLLFASEMLLKTRQGSTWRRSDYREWLIKAGFEDVSFHTAEPGTLVVAK
- a CDS encoding cupin domain-containing protein, with protein sequence MTDLILPAGAGRKLITPAQEVTFKATKEMGSSVSIFEVVVPPGFDVGAHVHSEAQEFFYVLDGELDLLCFEPTERTDSAWHTWVSAKGDHVVRAGEGSCMFVPTGVPHAFRNATDKPARMLFQCFPSPIHEDYFEEIAEIWSRGTGVDPAAVEEMRKRYDVGQLTPLVYEPPAPRIPGQDTHANKSGR
- a CDS encoding aromatic prenyltransferase, which produces MSGTDDVERVYAAMEEAAGLLGVTCARDKVYPLLDAFRGRLDQGVVVFSMASGRHSTELDFSISAETTQGDPYATVLDKGLFPATGHPVDDLLADTQKHLPVSLFAIDGEVTGGFKKTYAFFPTDNMPGVAQLSAIPSMPKSVAENAELFARYGLDKVQMTSMDYKKRQVNLYFSNLNRKYLEPDSVLALVRELGLHVPTELGLEFCKRSFSVYPTLGWDTGKIERLCFAVISNDPTLVPSEDPGDIEKFHNYATRAPYSYVGEKRTLVYGLTLSPKEEYYKLGAYYHITDVQRRLLKAFDSLVD